From one Catenuloplanes nepalensis genomic stretch:
- a CDS encoding TetR/AcrR family transcriptional regulator codes for MTRTDRRPRQRLGEAARREAILTAAGQAFAGNPYDAVAVARVAEAAGASEALVHRYFGSKSGLYLATVRQSVRLLLDRQRVADTALPEDATPRERLAESIRVYLDSVAVWAVGWLAPLQSPGGEPPVAAELRTESRAYYVRLMRAMLETEDSDLDYALHGYLGFLDAACLAWAARGYPEADRPAITAQALGALDGALRAAGHRGL; via the coding sequence GTGACCCGCACCGATCGACGCCCCCGGCAACGACTCGGCGAGGCGGCCCGCCGCGAGGCGATCCTGACCGCCGCCGGCCAGGCCTTCGCCGGCAATCCCTACGACGCGGTCGCCGTGGCCCGGGTGGCCGAGGCGGCCGGCGCCTCCGAGGCGCTCGTGCACCGCTATTTCGGCAGCAAGAGCGGGCTCTACCTGGCCACCGTGCGCCAGTCGGTCCGGCTGCTGCTGGACCGCCAGCGCGTCGCGGACACCGCGCTCCCCGAGGACGCCACCCCGCGCGAGCGGCTCGCCGAGAGCATCCGCGTCTACCTGGACTCGGTCGCGGTCTGGGCGGTCGGCTGGCTGGCGCCGCTGCAGTCGCCCGGCGGCGAGCCACCGGTCGCCGCGGAGCTGCGCACCGAGAGCCGGGCCTACTACGTCCGCCTGATGCGCGCCATGCTGGAGACCGAGGATTCGGATCTGGACTACGCGCTGCACGGCTACCTCGGCTTCCTGGACGCGGCCTGCCTGGCCTGGGCCGCGCGTGGCTATCCGGAGGCCGACCGGCCCGCGATCACCGCGCAGGCGCTCGGCGCGCTCGACGGCGCGCTGCGCGCGGCAGGTCATCGGGGCCTGTAG